The Ipomoea triloba cultivar NCNSP0323 chromosome 4, ASM357664v1 DNA segment TTGGGTCCCCAACATGTTACCAAAGGAACTGAAGATGGGTATTTTATTCCATCCATTAAACTGGATCCAATGTAACTCTCaattataatgatattttcatatttaattagtaactaataatttcatcatattttgTCCATAATTTTAATGACAagacaatttcatatatattcatttttttttattgatttcatCACCTCTTCGTAAAATATGATATATTCTCACACAACTAAGACCACCAAaatgttgtttaatttgtttggctATTGTTGGTTAGTATAGACTATTTATTGTTTATGAATAAATTATGATTATAAACATacacatgtgtatgtgtatttaGTGTTTgtgaacgttaacgaacacgactaaagtttttaaaaattttaacaaacgaacacgaatactctaaaaatattaatatatgaacATGAGCAACATCAGTTCGTGTCTATGTCGGTTCATcggtttatgttttttttttagtgttactgactctattacaatgtagtatctgttcataaactactttctcaaccaacgaggctcgaacccacctctTTCCACATAGGAGATgtaaccggatgccactagaccacaacgTCATTGGCCAATGTACCGTTTTCGAgagtttgattatttatttcaCTGGAGGGACAATGGAAACGTATTACTCTTAATTGTGATGATGACAGATAAGTTGATTGGAAGGATCCAATTAatcaagaaatttaaaaaagagcCAACCTATCTTTatctctttttcatttttttttaaaattaaatactagTGGTCATATTAAATTAAGCTgaacattaaaatatgttttatGGTTGTGTTTGGGCAAAATTTCCCAGGCATTTTCCTCGTTCATGGTTCATTAGTCATTTCAGGGCGAGCTGACAACCTTACATGCATATCATGCATACACCAATGTTCCAGAGACAAAGGGGAATTTTTAGCTTTCACAtatttcacattatattattgtctGTTTTTTCAGCAATGGTTACACCATCTTTTGACCTTTTCACCACTTCACTTGAAATGCCATTCTCACTTCAACagtataaagtttaaaaattgacaCTTGATCAAGGTTGAAATCCTTTATCCTAAACCAATCATCAATATTTCTCCAAGTGTGGAAAATTTTGACTGTGAAAGGGTTGAGATTCTTCTAAACAAAGGTCACTAGCTATTAGATGTTAGGTTTTTCTACTTTTTCTTCTAAATTTATATGACAGAGATTAGAACAACGTAAAATCgtgataaaaatttaataacttCATACATTCAATAGAAATATATTCATTTGCACCCAGCACtaacttttctttgttttgaagGATTTCCCGTGTGACCTAAGTACCTAACACAAAAAAGGTAGCAATTATAATAGATGCTAGTCAAGCGCTAGATGCCATTTTTTTAGTGTTTCTTTTTTGAAAGCGTGAAGGAAATATGAGGCAAGCtagctctttttctttttccctttgattttttttttataatcccGATTTATTGGCTTCACCAGACTGTATCTTGGACCGTAAGAGGTCTTCACCATCATTGATCGGTCAAAGTTCCCCAATAATTCCTCGAGTTTCAGTAGGGTTCGAACCCCGGCCCACACAATGCTGTTAGAAGTAAGACTAAACATTAATTGATCGATCATTTTAGTTATTCGGTAGGGCATTAATTTACAATTTTCCCAAGGAATCTGgaatataatcaaattaaactcCATGGTCAACTCTTATCTGGACTCAACTAAAAATGATTACATACCataattaaagtaatataattaagaagtGCAATATAGAGCCCAGCAAGCAAGGGTCAACTAACTGTAGTCTGACCCACAGATTGATGTTTTGAAGTTAATCATACACTAATTATACATCCACATTGCGCCTGGCCCACCAGTTGTTGGCGTGATAGCCGTGCAagatttcattattttcatgtggcaattgaataattaaattatatataataatttacaaCCCCATGCACGTACAGACAAAGTTGGTGTATGTCCACTGCCAATTTGCCCAAccaaacatattatatatgctcttAGTACGACATggttttatattcatttttaatgttattattattattttttgaaattacaaCTGAGATTTTCATTTCTATCATGTCACTTTCAGATCTCGATCTACTTCACAACAGCAAATTTCcaagattttattattattattattattattattattattattgttgttgttgttgttgttgttgttgttgttgttgctgctgctgttgttgttattattattattgatttataaatgtttgtgCATTCTAGCTAGTCATCTAGTGTATGCTCTTAATTAAGTTCTAATTATGGCCGGACATTTTATATACTACTAAAAGATTCCTTTGGTTTTTTCTAGCATGTAAATTGCTTGTCAAACTTGTACACTATTAGTCTATTACTCCATATTAGTATACTAAAAGATTGCGGTCATATGTGGCTAAAAAGAACAGCATTCGAGTGAGTAGAAtatgacttttaaaaaattttacaattatgaATTCGcgtttatatataatattaaatattaaaatttatttctaatataaCTATAAAACGTGGCTGCTGTGTTCTTCCATAAGgagtataaaatattatattattgtagaAAAAAGGGGGAGAGTAGAATTGGTACGTTGTTCACACTATAAGGTCCCCGCCTCCAAATTTCTTACTAGCTGTCTATACACACCTTTGTTaccaaaaaccaaaaaaggacatatttttatgttttcttgtACAACGAccactatatataaaataacataatagTGTCCCGACGAAAGGGGCTATCGATGGAGTGGGTGGAACATGATTTTCGAACCTAAAAATCACAAAGTTTGATTCTTGCtaacactttaatttcttaattagttgAACCTGTTGTATATGATTTTTCTAGTATGCAGGTGGTTTATCTCTTTAGTATGATTTGCAAGTTATTATAAAAGAACTGTGATTGGATTACCAATAAGAGATGAATGTATATGATCTTCTAGTGGGAAGTCCAAAATGTGGAGTTTCATAACCATAATATGCTTCGTGGTATAGTAATACACATTATATTTCAGTCCAAcaagtttaatttgttgatttccatgaaaatgtaaatatttaatttttactgtTGATTAATATTTAGTAATTAAGAAGGGAAAGAAAGAAGCTTTGTAATGATATGATGAAGTTGAAGTTGTGTAAGAAATTTAGAAGAGAagaaatattttgattgaataaTTAAAGTTCCCATCATCCATAGCTAGACTATATTACACAGTACAACAACTAAAAACTCAGAAAATGAAGCTCTGGtctctaattaattaactttcttCTCATCTAAAATGGGAATTAATTAATCtgtcatacatacatacattcataCTAATCCCTAGCTAGTTCCCCTCGGCTTCAAATCATTATGATTTCTACTTGTGATTAGTAGAAATACATCCCCTTCTGATCATCTGTcttgttttcataattgaagagcaagaagtcgttgttgttgttattgttgttgttatggtTGTCGTGCCCGTGCCCATTGCTGCTGCTACTGCTAACCAACTCCCTAACAACTTCAAGATCATATTGCAACTGCTGAGTAGCAGTAGCAGTGGTATTATTCGCAACTTGTGGGGCCCCGTTGCTCAGACCTCCATAGTCAAGAAAGAACATGTGGCCTTGAATCTGGTTATTATCGTCTTGGAACCCAGCATTGGTTGAAGAAATgatctgatgatgatgatgaggatgaggatcGCCTTGGAAAGTGTATTTTCCCAGGAGTTGATGATCTGCTGCAGGTTCTTGCTTGACATTATGGTCTGCAATTTTTGATCTCTCATAGCTGATTTGGCTGCAACTCCCATCAGATGATGAGGACCCACTGACCTCACTTCCCCCAAACATCAGCAAATTATGATTACCCTTATTCATACCTGCTTGGTGGTGATGATATTGCTGCATTAGTGCAGCAGGGTTGAGCAAGCCCTGGTGGTCTTGATGGttgatttgaaagttgaaagaagAATAGGAAGACTTGTTACAGTGATCATACCCCGGCCCAAAATCCGGGTGGTGGAGAGAGGCCGGGGATTCGAGCCCAGAAAATGACCTGTGTGGGGTGTAAAACGAGAATTGTTGTTGAGGTTGTGTGGGAAGAAGAACAGAAGGCGCAGTCGGGGCTGCAGAAAACAGCGGCGACATGGATGATGATATGACTGATCTGtgttttgaagaagaagaagaggaagaagaagaaggagggaGGAGCATCATTGACATGAGCTTCTTCTTCAGCTTGGTGTTCCAGTAGTTCTTGATATCATTATCAGTTCTTCCTGGTAATTGAGCTGCTATTATTGACCACCTGCAACCAATCCACATGTTAGATATGAATtatgataaataataattgCCGGCCTGGCATATATGCATGATGCATGCAGAATCTTTCAACATAAAAACATTATAATCCATCAACTAATACAGTTGACTTGTGTTTTTCTTTATTGGATCCCTTTTCTCAGCAGTCCAGACCATCCAACCTTTGTTGATTAagagctatggctggaggtCAGTACGATCCTTATTATCACATATTATGATTACACGTGATAAATTAAGTCTAACACAAGAACAATAGAATTCAAGTGAAGGAATTGAAAGACATAAAATTGGAACCAAATTAAACCTGCTTCCAATGGTAGCATACAAGCTGCAAATCACCCTATCTTCCTCCTCAGAGAATTCTCCATGCTTGATGTTTGGCCTCAGATAGTTCAGCCATCTCAATCTGCAGCTCTTCCCACATCGCTTTAGTCCTGTTGATCAGATCAGATCAATCACAAACCATGCATATATATCTAAATCCataacttcaaaaaaaaaaaaaaaaccataaatatatataccagCTTTTTGAGGAAGAGCAATCCAATTTCCACCAGTTCCGTTCTTGTCAATGAAGTCTTTGAGCTTTGCATCTTCTTCAGGTGACCATGGGCCTTTCTTCACCTTGGACTTATCGCAACAAGGAGCTCTCCCCATCTTAATTTCCTAGTGTTGTACTCCCTTTAGCATTAATCTAtgacaatataataaatattaattgacTCGAAAGAACATGCAATCTATATTACTGCTCAGCTCCCACCTCCGACCTGGGAGAAATGGACAAGTTATCTAtgttggtgtgtgtgtgtgtttgcgTCTGGTCTGCGTTTTGGTCTTGGGCGGCCAGCCTTATATAAAGAGGAACAGCAAAAATAAAAACCACTAATTCTATGTTTACCATAATGAGAttaaaaattagtaatttctattgtattatattttatatgtctaCTTTAGTAACTTGAGGTTGTGGTTGAGTGGAAATGACACATTCATCACGTCAATAGTCCTACCCATTAGAGATGTGCCTATAATTCAACGAGGGGATTAGTTATACACCCACAAAAAAATATGTCTAGTTCTGTTAATAATGCTTAACTCAaactatttacaatttaattttttaaatatttaatttagtatttacgtattatttagaaattacattaaaatgctattaaatacaaaattttaaattttaaaattatacagaaaatatttataaaaaaaaagcctaaaagaaataattgatttgactcgTAAATTGTAAAGGAAGACACAGTAGTATGAAGTATTTGTTAATAAATTACCAATACAATGGCCGGAGTGGAGGATTGACTCTTTAGTAGTTGTACgcgaaaagaaaaaagaaaatcatagaTAATATGTATGACGTGATGTGATAATTAAACATTGAATATAAGATAAATGTAGTaaggaaaaataacatttttattaaaagataCTCGGTAGCTTATGGGTAGGGTACCCAGTTAAACACAATCATAGCACAATCAGAACATTTTTTATAACCACTTAAGAATCTCTAGTTAGTGGTATGTTGTACGTAATTTCACCAAGtagaattaaatatttacatgcatcttttttttttttttttgtacatataagtgATATAACTCTTGTTATattaaatatgaataatttcataggacaaatttcacttttagttataACTGTTGTGgtattgtcacatttaattATTCTCTTTTCATCTTGTCACATTACATCATTGACTTTCATTTGTTTGTCATAATTAGTAATTCTTTAGAAATTTTGTTATTTCATCATTTAATAggtttcaacaataaaattacatGTCAATTGTATTTATTAAAATGGTGAAATGGCAAAAATTAGCTTATGAGTGTCTTCTTTTTTATACGGTTGTGGTTGTCCGGAAAATACAGAAGATAATCATGACTatcttgaaaataaaataacttaaaagtaaaaaaaaaataaaaaattgaaaacaaccGCGTCTTCAAGATGAAAAGTAAAGCGAAAATAACCCTAACCACCTTAGTTTCAAAGGTCTAAAACTGCTATCAGATGAAGATAGTTGTGGCtgtcaacctgttgaagcacaaagagtcaataccgacTCCACTAATGCTCGatttcatgacctcccatatgggtgAGTCACTACATGCTATTTGAACACAAGGTGCTTGACAACATTAAATCAGTGGTAACCTACTGAATATGTAATAATGtgattcaattataattttttactagTTTAAGGAGATCCATTAAaacttttttcaatttgaaGATTATCCCAATTCCCAATTGCATATTCGCTCCATTTAAAGTGACGAATTTGAAACTTctctatataaaattttatctttaactctttaaaaaaaaaacaatttaccTTTAACAATAGGTGAAAACTCATGTTAATTGGAGTCCACGCAAGTCTACAGGTAGCTTAATTAGCGTGTATTAATTACGCAAACGAAGCATTAAATGATGCATTTGACATTATTAAGATTTGAAATCAAAGAGCACTTATGGCGACACCGAAGTTTTTGTTTTGTAGAAATTAATATTCGTACCACATATAATAATGGTTTTATGTAATCTTACGAAACGACCAAACTAAGCTAACATAAATGATGGGACCAATTCATATGTAtcaccatgcatgcatgcatcccCATCACTTCTAATTCAGTGAATATTAAATGGATGTTCATCTTAATAAGTAATTCTCGAACTAAAGTTTACTTGGCCTCTTCTTGGAAACTTTCTTACTTTGATCCCGTGGGAATTAATTACATTTGGTGAGGGTattaattttcacataattaaACTTAATCAAAGTCAAAACATGTACTTCCACATCCTAATTTAGGTTTCACTTTCCACTTAAATAGAGGGGATCACATAACCCATATATGCTAATTATTAATTACCTAGGTACCATACGCCATACCCCCTCGTGATGCTTTTTATTTTAAgtctaaaaatatttattaatttgttattttatcataaggAATTTTTCAGACCAGCCAACTATAACTACAAACTGAGACTAATCATACTCGTGTTGTGACGGTAAGTAGGATTTCAAGGGTGACAACCTCTTCCTCATTGAGTTCAAGATTAATTAGACTACTTCACCCGCAACTATTGAAAAAATGTTTGTATATTCACATAATTTTCTAGTTAAATAATGTGTTACATCTCAtcaattatttaaaagtttaaattaataatgaaagtacacacttaatattttttacattttattctcatcatttttaatgatataataattaatatatttaaatctctcacacacatatatatcatCCAATATTTTCACTATTGTAAACTTAATTTAGATTCGATTTAGGTTCACACCTAGAAAATTTGATTTTACTTGGGAGATAAACCTTGGACTTTGTAGTTGTACCAAGTGTCCTAAATTGCTGAGttaaaaagagttttttttttcattttttttttatagagaaTTTTATTATGACCTTACCCTCCACCAAGACAATATGGAGTATTAGAGAGTGTTTGGTTCGAACATagaaatcggaatcggaattagattcaaatacttggtaatgtaTGTTATGAgatttggtgaaagtattttgcatctTTGGTAGTAGGatgaaattggaatgattaccaatattgatgtttggctatatatatgaccctataatgagaataaaagatttaaaattacaaaaacaaaaaatcaatacaattgatcctaatataatgacacccaaagcaccaatattaacaaaaaaaatcaaaacaaaaatataaaaacactAATCCtaacttaaaaatcatattgccaataaaatagaatgatACATTTGTAATTAGGGAATGGAGTTTTTAATTGGAAGGGCAATCAAAtcttgtgttttaaaaagttgtcaaacaaacactaactatatatgattttgattctcattcctagtGTGTAAACTCATGATACATAACTTAATATATAGTGGcaagatatattattttattttataataatatatatacagcCTAACAGTATGAATTCCAAACATTTTAGCCTATAAGGATAATCTTTAACGACCAAATTGACGCATCATATCATATACTATACATcaagagaaaattaattaaactataaGAAAAGTCATGATGAGAATACGGCTTTACTTTTGCTTGCAAGCATCACATAAATCTTTATaagtttcaaatttgaaataGACATTCAAATGACAATACCTACAAGTTAAATCGTTAATTATGAAATATGTGTTTCATTCTTGAACTTTTATCCCAATAATATACAAAACTTTATCAAAATGCATGCCATGGCCCATGGAGACATTGTATTtcaattctaaaaaaataaacattatactTACACGAATACAAGTCTTGTGTTATATTATTGTCAATTTATAGAATACATTGACTAAAAAATTATCATACTTTAAATCTATACATAAATTTCTATTTCAAATACATTATACCTACATattgaagaatataatataataatatcctCAAGTACACGTGTTCAACTTCTACTAAGTATGTGTACTTAGTGTGATTAGGCTAAGTGTATGCATTATGCACCCTAAGGtgtaaagtgttttttttttttttttaattctcctTTCTTCTAAATAgttgatctagattagatcaacgaCTCAGATCTCACCCTATTTTTCATTACTTGAGAGTTCTTTCGCACGTGAAccttcccatatatatatatatatatgcgtgcgtgtgtgtgtgtatgtgttggTCCACGCCCTTGAAAGTATAAGAGGAGATATGAAGATGAGTAGATGATGAAAACATGTGTTTACAGGTGCCATTGGAAGCTTGAAATAGGAATATTATGAAGCACCATTGTactataaataaatgtatattatgaaCCCTACTTTCCCAATTTcatcacaaaataaaattagaggAGGTTGAACTATATATTTAATAGTGAAGAAAATTTGAAGCATGCATGTCAAGCTAATTAAAGTGCATCATGTATGCAAGTTCAAGTTGGTACCTATAAACACATGTTTTCTTCATCATCGAGATATCTCTTATTTTGCCACATGATTGTTATATACTTGTCAATTCTTTTACCTGCTCACATAGTTTAATTTTAccagtattattatatttatttaatttcatatattttatttatattgatatgacatactttgattgatttttattaaaaaatgtataatcatttttttaaaatacattctTAGTCATCAACTCCAAGCCTTCCGATCCGCTTTATATATGCAACGCCCTCAAATGGTTAAGTTTGCTCTATGTTCTTGATCTACCTCAGATCAAACTTGAGACTAATATTTTAACATCCTGATTATCTTGTggtatttcttttctttaaattCGTTCAACAAAATCAAGAAATGTGATATATGTGAGTTTTATCGTTTGAGAttaggttttttatttttttaattgaaatgtaTATGTGGCAATCATTAAATGTTTGATGATGAAGTCATTCAATCTAAAACCTATGATCTTAATAGAGTTAATGATAATTTGTTTCCATTCATTAAAGACTTGGCAGGATATGAACCAAATTAAACCTctcacacccccccccccccccaactcTCTCATATCATAATATCTCATACACGGATCCATCCAATCTCAGTACTCTACATTGAATTGGACCACACATTGCGTCTGCAAGTACTATGAATGCGATTAATGtactataaaaattatataatgttTGTGTAGGACTCACAAGAAAAGTTTATTTCTTACCTTATTGATGAAGACACAACATCCATCACTTTTTTGGTAGCCGGACATTGATATGTTAGTTAGGGTGTAGGCCAGTGTGCGTCATTAGCGTTTCAAAAATAGGAAATGATTGTGATAATAATATCAAAAATGTTATACTATCGTCAAAAAATATAACCAGCTTAGTTGGCATGAGTAGTCGTGTACTCTTGAATCCCTTTttgtatgaaaaaattaatatggcCAGCACTTTATCCCTTACTTGGTCGGCTCGATGCGAACAAAGATTAGTCTGAAAATGGTACAAGCTTAAGGGTGCCTCCTACAATTAGGGGGCAATTAGGGGGCTCATGACATCTCGTGgcctaacaaaaaaaaataaaaaaatcgtccacaatcaataaataaataaataaataatatatatatatatatatatatatatatatatatatctcatatttttaaaaatcatttcatTTAATATTTATGAGCGAATTTGTCCATGCTTTTGTTAATGTTACAGATTAAGTTaaatattatcattatatttgtGAATGTTGAATTTTAATAGTGCATATTTTGTCATTAGCTTgggtcaaattaattaaataactatGATGCACATTCTTATATCTATTATGGCATACAATGTGCTGTGTTAGTTAGTTAATTGTGTtatttaagataaaaaaaaataagttgaatTAATTTGCCACTGTTGATTTAGTGCGCCAAATTAACACTACCAGTTTTTATGGGTGCAAAATGAGTTCTATGCAGTGGAGCAGTCTATTGTCCTTGTTGATTTAAATCGATTAGTTAGAGATAATTTAGACTTGCTTACCTCATTGTGATCCTTTACTGATTAGAGTTATAAGGTGTGATTTATAGATTTATCTCATcatcttaaaaataaaaaaaaaagttttaaaccATTGGTCCC contains these protein-coding regions:
- the LOC116015252 gene encoding transcription factor RAX2-like; translated protein: MGRAPCCDKSKVKKGPWSPEEDAKLKDFIDKNGTGGNWIALPQKAGLKRCGKSCRLRWLNYLRPNIKHGEFSEEEDRVICSLYATIGSRWSIIAAQLPGRTDNDIKNYWNTKLKKKLMSMMLLPPSSSSSSSSSKHRSVISSSMSPLFSAAPTAPSVLLPTQPQQQFSFYTPHRSFSGLESPASLHHPDFGPGYDHCNKSSYSSFNFQINHQDHQGLLNPAALMQQYHHHQAGMNKGNHNLLMFGGSEVSGSSSSDGSCSQISYERSKIADHNVKQEPAADHQLLGKYTFQGDPHPHHHHQIISSTNAGFQDDNNQIQGHMFFLDYGGLSNGAPQVANNTTATATQQLQYDLEVVRELVSSSSSNGHGHDNHNNNNNNNNDFLLFNYENKTDDQKGMYFY